From Gemmatimonadota bacterium:
GCCGGCGGCGTCTCGATGGACGCAGAGGTCATCCCTGCCGGCGGTGTTTCGGCGAGACGGTGGGTCTGGACCAGCAGCTTCTGCACCGAAGCCTCCATGGTCCTCAAGAAAGGATTCGGATACACGCCGATCCAGATGATGAAGAGGGTCATGCAGGCAAGCACGGCCGTCTCTCTGAAGGAAAGGTCCCTGATCCCCCGGTTCTCCTCCTTCGTCACTGGGCCGAAGACCACCTTGCGGTACATCCTGAGCATGTAGACGGCCGCGAGGATGATCCCCGTGGCCGCGACGGCCGCGATCAGGATGTTCTGCTGGAACACGCCGACCAGTATGAGAAACTCCCCGACGAAACTGCTCAGGCCCGGCAGGCCCACGGAAGCCAGGGTAAACACGAGCAGGAAAGCGGAGAACACCGGAATCGTGTGCCAAAGCCCGCCGTACGCTTCCATGTCCCAGGTGTTCCGGCGCTGCACGAGCATCATGGCGGCCAGGAACAGTCCGCCCGTGGACAACGCCAGGCTGACGATGTGGACGACCGCGCCCTGGATACCGTGCTGGTTCAGTGCGAATACGCCCAGCACGACGAACCCCGCGTGACTGATCGTCGAATAGGCGATCATCCGCCGGATATCCGATTGCGCCAGGGCGATCAGCGCGCCGTAGACGATCCCGGCCGCCGCCACGGCGCACATCAGGGGCGCCAACTCGGTAAGGGCATCGGGAAACAGCGGAAGGGTCAGGCGAATGAACCCGTAGGCCGCCATCTTGACGAGTACGACGGCGAGGACGATGGCATCGGGCAGCCATGTGTGAAAGGGCACCATGGGCACCTTCACCGCGAAGGCGGCGATGAAGGCGAGGGCGAGCCAGAACTGGACTTCCGGAGGTATGGACAACTGGTAAAGCGCCGCCATCTCGAAAGTGAGGACGTCATGGGCCTGGTGGTGGAGAAAGGCCAGCGTGATGACCGCGGCCAGCATGAGCAGGCTACCGAACACGGCGAACAGGAAGAACTTCAGGGCCGCCCGGACGCTGTTTTCATAACCCCAGATGCCGATCAGGAAGTACATGGGGATCAGCATGCCTTCCCAGAAGAGGAAGAACAGGAACAGGTCGAGGGAGAAGAACACGCCCATCAGGGTGGTTTCCATCAGGAGCATGAAAACCTGGTAGGCCCGGACCCGCTTACTCACGATCGTCCAGGTGCCGAGCAGGGCCAGGGGCCACATGAGCGCGGTGATCCCAGCGAGGAGGATGCTGATCCCGTCCGCCCCGACGTGATAGGACACGCCCAGGGATTCGATCCAGGGCATGCGCTCCTCGAACTGCGGTTCGCCCAGGTGCGTCTCGAAGGCGCCGAAGCACACTGCGAAGAGGACGAGCACCAGGGCCGAAACGCCGAATCCCACCCACCGGGCGGCCGTGTCCCCTTTGACGAAGAGGAGCAGGACGGCGCCCAGGACCGGCAGCCAGATGATGAGAGACAGGTAAGGCAGTTCCGTCATGTACAGTTCCTTCGGTTCCTTCAGTTCCTTCGGGTTTGCGGTCCCAGGTTACGGTCCCAGGTAACCGGTGATGTAGGCGAACACCACGAGCGCGCCGACGACCATGATCAGCGCGTAGTTCTGAACGACCCCCGTTTGCGTATACCGAATTGCGTTCCCCACGCTGCGTACCGTGAGCGCGGCCAGGGTCAGCCCCCCGTCGATGACCGCGGAATCCAGGATGCGCCAGCATGCCCAGGCGATCTTCCTCACTGGCCCCACGATGAAGGTGTCGTAGATCTCATCCACGTAGAACTTTTCCAGTGAAAGCGTATACAGCGCCCGCGGCACCAGGCGGTCGAAAACCCTGTTGCCGCGAACATACCCGGTGTAAGCGCCCCAGATACCGGCCGCGGCCACCAGCAGGGCCAGGACCATCAGGGCCAGTTCGACGCTCGCGGAGGGAACCTGCGCCTCCGGCAGCCCGGAGAACACCGGCGCGAGGAATCCGCCGAAACGGTCCATGCCCGACGCGAACACGTGGGGGATGCCGATGAACCCGCCCACGGTGGAAAGAACGGCCAGCAGCACCAGCGGTATGGTCATGACGCGAGACGATTCGCGGACTTTCTCGGTTTCGTCCCGGCTCAGCCGGGTCTCGCCGCCAAAGGTCATGAACAGCAACCGGAACATGTAGAAGGCGGTCATGGCTCCGGTGGCCAGGCCGACCACCCACAGCACGGGGGCGTTGACGAAAGCGCCCAGCAGGATCAGGTCCTTGCTGAAGAAACCCGCGAAGGGCGCGATCCCCGCGATGGCCAGGGTCGCCAGCAGCATGGATTTGTAGGTCACCGGCATGAGATCGCGGAGCCCGCCCATGTTGCGGAGGTCCTGGGGGTCCCTACCCTTCTCCAGGGCGTGTTCCAGCGCGTGTATGACGCTGCCCGCGCCCATGAACAGCAGGGCCTTGAAGAACGCGTGGGTGACCAGGTGGAAGATCCCGGCGGTGAAGTAGCCGACGCCGCAGGCCAGGAACATGTACCCCAGCTGGCTCACGGTGGAATAGGCCAGGACGCGCTTGATGTCGTACTGGGTCAGGGCGATGTACGCGGCGAAGATGGCCGTGACCGCGCCGACGACGGCCACGACGGTCATGGCCGTGGCGGACTGGGCGAAGAGCGCGTGGCACCGGGCGACCATGTAAACGCCCGCGGTCACCATGGTGGCCGCGTGGATCAGCGCGCTGACCGGCGTGGGGCCTTCCATGGCGTCCGGCAGCCAGACGTGGAGGGGCACCTGGGCGGACTTGCCCATGGCCCCGATGAAGAGCAGCAGGGTGACGGCCGTGATGACCGGGGCGAGCACGGCCGGGTCCGCCGCGAACACGTCGGCATAGGTGAGCGAGCCTGCGTACAGGAAGATCAGGAGCAGGCCCAGGATGAAGGCGAAATCGCCGATGCGGTTCACCACGAAGGCCTTCATGCCCGCGTTCGCGGCGGACCGCCTTTCGCACCAGAACCCGATCAGCAGGTAGGAACAGAGCCCGACCCCTTCCCAGCCGACGAACATCAGCAGGAAGTTGTTGCCCATCACGAGGATGAGCATGGCGAACATGAACAGGTTCAGATAGGAGAAATACCGGACGCAGCAGGCGTCCTTGCCCATGTAGCCGATGGAATAGACGTGGATCAGCAAACCGACGCCCGTCACCACCAGCATCATGACCGTCGAAAGCGGATCGACCAGGAAGGCCACGTCCACCGCGAAGGTGCCCGACGTGATCCACGAGTAGACGACCACGTCGACGCTGCGTTCCCCGTCCGGCAGTCCGATGAGCTGGAGGAAGACGCCCAGCGCGAACAGGAAGGACAAGGCCACCGTGGCGCACGCGATCATCCCGGATACGCGGGGGTTCCGGTTGAAGAATACGTTGATGAAGGCCCCAAGGAGGGGCAGGAAAGGGATCAGCCAGACGTAACTGAAGGATTCGGTCATGGGGTTCACGCAGGGTCCAGGGCTGACCGGCCGGGCCGGCTACCAGCGCAGAGACCGGACCTCGTCGATGTTGACCGTTCCGCGGTTGCGGAACAGCAGGATCACCAGGGCCAGGCCGATCGCCACCTCGGCGGCCGCCACGGTAATCACCAGGAACACGTAGATATGGCCGTCGGCCATGCCGAACTGCCGGGCGAAGGCCACGAAAGAGAGATTGGCCCCGTTGAGCATCAACTCGATGCCCATCAGCACGATGATGGCGTTCCGCCGTACCAGCACGCCGGTCGCGCCGACCAGGAAGAGCACGGCACTCAGGACCAGGTAATAGGTGACAGGGATCATGGGTTCGTCGACTCCGGCAAGATCAGCTCCTCACTCGCCCACGGAAACGGTGCCCTTGCGCGTCAGCACCACGGCGCCCACGATGGCGATCAACAGGAGCACGGCCGCGATCTCCACGGGCAGCAGGTATTTCGTGAACAACAACGTTCCGATCTGTTCCACCTCGCCGAATCCGGCTCCGCCGCCATCCGCCGGAGGGGTCGTTCCGCCGCCCGCATAGGACATGATCATGGCCGCCACCGGCAGGAACAGCAGCGCGGCCAGGATGACGGCCAGCGGTTTCTGAATCCGGAATACCCCGCCCTCCTCGCGGCTCAGGTTCAGCAGCATGATGACGAAGAGGAAGAGGACCATGATGGCGCCGGCATACACGACGATCTGTATGATCGCGACGAACTGGGCGTCCAGCATCAGGTACAGGCCGGCGATGGATATCATGACCATGATGAGCAGCAGAACGCAGTAGATCGGGTTGCGCTGCAGGATCATGGCCACGCTGCTCGCGACGGCTACGATGGCGAAAAAGAGGAAGAAGTAGATTTCCATGGAATCTCGTCGGGTCCGTCCGTCCGGTTCTCCCGGCCGCTCAATGACCGCCCGGGCCGCCCGGGTCGGGAAGCTGATCTCCCCTGGGGCGCGTGAAGGCCTCCCGGCTCTTTCGAAGGACCTGGCCCAGCGTGCCCTCCTGGTCTTTGGTTTCATCGTAATTCTTCAGCAGGCGTTCCCGGTCCCAGATCATCTCTTCCCGCGACGTGGCCACGAGTTCGATGTCGTCCGTCATGTCGATGGCGTCTTCGGGACAGGCCTCCACGCACATGCCGCAGAAAATGCACCGGAGCATGTCGATCTGGAACGTACGGGGGATCTTTTCCCGGTCGTTCCATTCCGTCTCCATGCCTTCGATAGTGATACAGTCGGCGGGACAGGCCACGGCGCACATCTCGCAGGCCACGCACTTGATCCGGTCCTGCTCGTCCTTGTTGAGCCGGTGGGCGCCGCGGTATCCGGGCGGCAGGATCTTCTGCACCTCCGGGTACTGCATGGTGACCTTCTTCTTGAAGAGGTGCGCGAGGGTCAGGAGCATGCCCTTGATCACCGCGGGAAGGTACAGCCGCTCCGCCAGGGTCATCTTGCGCGCTTCAACGATGATTGCCATGGATCACACTCCCGTGTCAGACCAGCATCCAGATTCCGGTGACGACGACGTTCAACAGGGCCAGCGGCAGCAGCACCTTCCATCCGATCGCCATCAGTTGGTCGTACCGGAACCGGGGCAGCGACCATCTCACCCAGATATAGACGAAGAGGAAGAAACCCGTCTTGAGCAGGAACCCGGCCACCTGGTACAGGGTTACCAGTCCCGGGCCGACCTGTTCCTCGAAGGGCATGTGCCATCCGCCGAAGAAGAGGGTCGCCATCAGGGCGGAGGCCGCGACCATGCTGGCGTATTCCGAAATCATGAACATGGAAAAACGCATGCTGCTGTATTCCGTGTGGTAGCCGCCGACGAGTTCCTGCTCGCATTCGACCAAGTCGAAGGGCAGGCGGTTGTTTTCGGCGAATGCCGCGATGACGAAGATGACGAAGGCCAGCGGCTGGCGGAAGATGAACCAGTCGAGGAACCCGTCCTGCGCCGCGACAATCTTGCTCATCTGCAGCGATCCCGTGAGCATGAGGATGCCGACGATGGAAAGGCCCAGCGACAGTTCGTAGCTGATCATCTGCGCCGACGACCGGATCCCGCCCAGCAGGGTGAACTTGTTGTTGGCGCTCCATCCGCCCAGGGCGATTCCGTACACCGCGATGGAGGTCATGCCCAGGATGTACAGGATGCCGACGTTCAGATCGATGATCTGCAACGTGGTCGTCGTCTCCTGGATCTGCAGTCCGAAGAGGGTGAAGGCGGGGATGGTCACTTCGCCGCCCACGGGGATCACGGCGAAGATCAGCAGGGCCGGCACGAGGATCAGGGCCGGCGCGATGGCGAAGAGCTTCCGGTCGGCGCTTGCCGGGATGAACTCTTCCTTCCACATGAACTTGATGCCGTCGGCCAGCGGCTGCAGCAGGCCCATGGGACCGACGCGGTTGGGACCGAGCCGGTCCTGGATCAGGGCGCTTATCCGGCGTTCCATGAAGGTGAGATAGGCAACGGTGGTGAACACCACCCCCAGCAGGATGCCGATTTTGACCAGGGCGATGGCGCCTTCCAGGATCATGGGATCCACGACCAATCCACTAACCTCCCGCGGCCTCGGACGGCCCTTCGCCGCCCGTCATGGCGCCCTGATCGCCGATCAGGTCATAGGTGAGTCCCACGTATCCATCCACGTTACCGGCGATTTCCTCCAGGACACCGGCGGGGTCCGTCCCGCCCAGGTCGACGCCCATGCGCTGTCCCACGTACCGGAGAATCGCGCCGTCCTCCCGCGCTCCGCCGGGTGGAGGGAAGGCGGGGCTCAGCCGCTGCACGCGGCCCTGCCCATTGGTCATGGTTCCGTTCTTCTCGAAGGGAATCGCTCCGGGGAATACCACGTCGGCCAGTTCGGCGAGGTCGGAACGATGCACGTCGTGCACCACCAGGAATTCGAGCTTGCGGAAGGCGTCGGTCTCTTCAGGAGAAAGGGTACGGCCGATGTCGCCGCCCAGTATGTAGAGCCCCCGGATCGAGCCGTCACCGATTCCCCGCAGGATATCATCCAGCGAGCCGGCGCCGAGCATGTCGCGGGCGCCCCGGGTATTGGGGGCCTTGTCCGCGTCAATGTGGAATCCGCTTTTCGACGTCCACGCTTCTCCGTCGGGCTTGCGGTCGAGGCCGGTTCGCGGCGATCCGAAGGCCTCCGCGCCCAGTTTGTGCAGCAGGTAGTTCTCCTCGTTGGTCGCCATGGACGATCCGACCATCCCCATGGCGGAATCCCCCTCACCGTCCAGGACGGCCCGGATGCCGCGGACGGCCGCGTCCATGGCATCGGGCCAGGTGGCCTGCACGAGTTCGCCGTCCACCCGCTTCAGCGGCGCCGTCAGCCGGTCCGCGTCCTGCCAGCCATGGTAGCAGAACCGGCCTTCGTCGCACATCCAGTACCCGTTTACCGCCTCGTTGTGCCGAGGTTTCGTCCGGTAGATCTTCTGGTGCATGACTTCCAGCGTGGTGTTGCACCCCGTGGCGCATCCCGGGCAGACGGTGTCCACCTTGTCGTAATGCCAGATGCGGGGCTTGTAGAGAAAGTCTTTGGTGACCAGGGCGCCCACGGGACAGATGTCCGCCACATTCGCCGACATCTTGTTGTCTAGGGGAACGTCTTCGAAGGTCGCGATCTCGGACTTGCTGCCCATCTGGACGACGCCGAGTTCCGACGTACCCGTGATCTCGTCGCAGAAGCGGGTGCAGCGCTGGCACAGTATGCAGCGCGTCGTGTACAGCGTGATGTGCGTCCCGAGGTCCTTTTTCGGCGGCACGCGCTTGGTCTCGACGAACCGGCTGTGGCCCCGGCCGTGGTCGAAGGAATGGTCCTGCAGCTTGCACTCCCCGGCCTGGTCGCACCAGGGACAGTCCAGGGGGTGGTTGATGAGCAGGAACTCCATGATCCCCTTGCGGTTGTCCAGCACCGCCGGGGAATTGAACCGGAAGTTCATCCCGTCCTTGATCCGTATCGTGCAAGAGGTGACGATGCCGAACTGCCCGGGCCGGATCTCCATCTCGGTCAGGCACATCCGGCAGTTGCCGTCCGGCGCCAGGCCGGGGTGATAGCAGAAATGGGGGATGTCGATGCCCAGGTCCGCCGCCGCGTCGATCAGGTTGCGGCCTTCTTCCACGGTGTATTGCTTTTCGTCTATGGTAATGGTTGCCATGATTCGCTCATCCGGCGGCATCGGCTTCGTCGGTCTTCAGCCGAAAATTGCCGGGCACGGGGGGAATGTGTTCATACTGGTCGGGCCGCAGGTAGGATTCCTCCAGGGGCAGGACGACCAGTTCCTTCCGTTCGATGCAGGCCCTGAATTCGGGCCAGTACTTGACGAGAATGGTGCGCACGGGCCAGACGCCCGGTGCCTGGCCGAAGACGCAGACGGTGTGGCCGTGGATCTGCTTGCAGATGTCGAGCAGCAGGTCCAGGTCCTCGTCCCTGCCCTGGCCGTTGCGGATACGCCGCAGGATGTCGTTCATCCAGGGCACCCCTTCGCGGCAGGGCGTGCACTGGCCGCAGGACTCGTGGGCGGCGAAGGAGGACGCGTTCAGCAGGGCGTCCAACATGCTGGTCGTCTCGTCCATCACGATGATCCCGCCGGTACCGCCCATGGACCCCAGCTTGCCCAGGGCGCCGAAGCCCATGGGCGTGTCGATCTCTTCCGGCGTCAGGATCGGCGCCGAGATGCCGCCCGGAATGACGCCTTTCAGCCGGTTGCCGTCCCGGATGCCGCCGGCCGCGTCGTAGATCAGCTCCCGCAGCGTGATATCGGAATCGTACTCGTAGATGCCGGGTTTCTTCACGTGGCCGCAAAGGCCGAACAACCGCGGACCGGTCGTATCCTCCTCCGAGCCGATGGTCTTGTAGGCTTCCGCGCCCATGTCTACGATGGTCGTGATCTGGGCCATGGTCTCCACGTTGTTGACGATCGTGGGCTGGCCCCAGAGCCCGATGGCAGCGGGGAAATAGGGCGGCTTCAGCCGGGGGTAGGGCCGGTTGCCCTCGAGGGATTCGATCAGGCCCGTCTCTTCTCCGCAGATGTAGGCCCCCGCGCCCGGATGGACGTACAACTCGAGGTCGTAGCCCGTGCCCAGGATATCGGCACCGAGGTAGCCGTGTTTCCGGGCGTCCTCGAGGGCGGCTTCCATCTGGTCGATGATCTGGAAGAACTCGCCCCGGATATAGATGTAGCCCAGGTTGATCCCCAGGGCGTAGCTGGTGATGATCATGCCTTCGATGATCTGGTGGGGCTTCGACTCCAGCAGGAGCCGGTCCTTGAAGCTGCCCGGTTCGCTTTCGTCGGCGTTGGCGCACAGGTACCGGGGAAACCGGTCGGCGCAGAGGTTCCACTTCATGCCCGTCGAGAACCCGGCCCCGCCGCGGCCCTTTATCCCCGAGGCGTTGATCTCCTCGATCAGCTCGGCCTGGCTCATGGACTTCAGCGCCTTCCGTACTGCGCCGTAACCGCCGCCGGCCAGGTAGGCGCCGATGTCGCCGGGATCGGTTTCCGCAGGGAGGGGTGCCGTCAGGATTTCGATCGGTACGGCCATTACCTTAACCTTTATCGAGTTCCTTTATCGAGTTCCGCGAGGATTTCGTCGACCTTCTCGGTAGAAACGTGGGTGTGCAATCGCCGGTTGACCAGGAGCACGGGGCCCCGGTCGCAGGCCGCGAGGCATTCCGATTTCCTCAGCGTGAACCGGCCGTCCTCCGTGGTCTCACCCAGCCCGATGCCGAGTTTTTTCGAGAGGTGATCGAAAACGCTCCCGCAGCCGGTCAGCGCACAGGGCAGTGTATGGCATACCGCCAGCACGTGCTCGCCCACGGGTTCCTTGTTGAACATGGGATAGAACGTTGCGATCTCCGCGACCTTGACGGGCGAACAGCCGATCAGACCGGCCACGCAGGCCATGGCCTCGGGCGAGACGTACCCCCATTCTTCCTGCGCGAGGTGAAGGAGCGGCACGACGGCCGACTTCCTGTATTCCGCAGGATAGCGGTCAAGGATCTTTGCCGCGCGCTCCCGCGCCGCGTCCGTGAATTCGAGCGGTGTCGCCATTCTAGCGGTCCAGTTCTCCGGCGATGACGTTCAGGCTGCCCAGTATCGCCACCACGTCCGATAGCATATGCCCCCTGATCAACATGGGGAACATGGAAAAGTTTACGAACGACGGCGGACGTACGCGGATCCGGTATGGTTCCCGGCTGCCGTCGCTGACGATGAAGAACCCGAGTTCTCCGTTCGGCGCTTCGGTGGCGGCGTACACCTCGCCTACCGGCGGCGTCGGCCCGTGTCCTTCCATGGTCATCTTGAAATGATAGATCAGCGACTCCATGGATTCGTACACTTCCGATTTCTCGGGCAGCACCGCGTGCTCCTCGTCGGCGTTCACGGGTCCGGAAGGCAGGTCCTCCACGGACTGTCGAACGATCTTCGCGCTCTGCCTGATCTCCTCCATCCGCACGAGATAGCGGTCGTACACGTCCCCGTTGCGGCCGATGGGGATGTCGAAATCGTAGGCTTCGTACCCGAGGTACGGCTCGTTCTTCCGAATGTCCCAGTCTACGCCGGAAGCCCTGAGCACCGGCCCCGTGGCGCCCCAGGCCACGGCGTCTTCCGCCGAGAGGACGCCCACGCCTTCAGTCCGGTCGCGCCATATACGATTGTGGGTCAGAAGCCGGTCGATTTCAGAGGTGGCCCGCAGGGTCTCTTCCACGGACTCCCGGGCCATTTCCGCGAAGTTCTCCGGCACGTCGCGCAGGAGCCCGCCCACGCGCGTGTAGCTGGTGGTCAGTCGTGTGCCGCAAACTGCCTCGAACAGATCGTACAGCACCTCCCTGGCCCGGAACCCGTACAGGAAGGCGGTGAAGGCCCCGATATCGAGGGCGGCCGTGCCTACGCAAAGCAGGTGGTCGGCAAGACGGGAGAGTTCGGCCAGGGCGACCCGGATCTCACGGCACCGCGGCGTGATTTCGATGTCCATCAGCTTCTCGACCGCGTGGGTGTAGCCGATGTTGTTGCACAGGGGCGACAGGTAGTTCATCCGGTCGGTCAGCGTGACGAACTGGTTGTAGCTCCGGTACTCGCCCAGTTTTTCGAATCCGGTGTGCAGGTAGCCGAGATGGGGTGTGGCGCCCGCGACCATTTCTCCGTCCAGTTCCAGTACCATGTGCAGCGTCCCGTGGGTCGCCGGGTGCTGGGGACCGAAATTGAGTATCATGTGCTCGGACGGCATGTCGGGCGTACGCTCGAAAGACACCCGTTCGTTGCGGATTTCCTCGAGGTCCGTCTCTGCGAGCTTGTCGATCGGTGTGGTATTCACTGTGCGTGATTCCGGTGAACTGGTTGGTTCGGTAGCCCGGTCCGTCCGGCCAATCCGTCCGGTAAGGGAGGGATGGGCGGTCCAGGCGGTCCAGGCGGTCCAGGCGGTCCAGGCGGTCCGGCAATGCCGGTGTTCACAATAGTTGCTAGAAAACGAAGTTGTCCCGTTCCCCCTTGCCGTGCAGGGGATAGTCCTTTCTCAAGGGATAGGAACCGAAATCATCGGGCATCAGGATCCGGCGCAGGTCGGGATGGCCTTCGAAGACGATCCCGTACATGTCGTACACTTCCCGTTCCAGCCAGTTGGCGCCCGGCCAGACGGACACCACCGAACCGATCCGGGGGTCCGCTTCCGGAACGGGTACACTGACGCTGAAACGGCGGTTGTGTTTGTAGGAATACAGCTGGTACACCACGGCGAACCGGATTTCCTCGTCCAGCCGCAGGCGGTCCACGGCGGTCACATCGACGAGATAGCCGAAGGACAGTTTCGGATCGTCTCTAAGGAAGGTCATGAACGGGAGGAGCGCATCCCGCTCCGCGATGACGCTTTCGCAACCCACCGCGTTGCCGGTGCTGACCGACGCGTCGCCGAAACGGGCCCGGATGCGCGTCGTGACGGGGCCCGGTTCAGATTCAGGCCCGCCAACGTCTTCGGTCTCGCGATCCTCCTGGTTTTCCATTGCTGACCCCATTTACTCGAACCCCATCTTGCCGCCCCAGCCGCGCGGATCCGACTGCCAGTCCAGGGCGATCTCCCGGTCGTCGTCCGAAAGCTCGCCCCGCTCGCTCATGACGTCCAGCACGGTCACGAAGTCCGCCATGCTCCATTTCGGCAGGTCGGCTTTTCCGAATCCCTCGGTGGCGGCGGGCAGGCCGTATTCGAATATGGTGACCACGCCGATCACGTCCACGTCGAACTTGATGACGTCTTCGACGGCCTTCAGGACGCCTCCCCCCGTGGTGACCAGATCCTCGGTAAACAGCACCTTCTGGCCGGCGGTCAGGGTGCCCTCGACCCGGTGTTCCTTGCCGTATCCCTTCTGGCCCGACCGCGCATAGACCATCGGCAGGTCCAGCCGGTTGGAAACCCATGCGGCGAAGGGAATGGCGGCCGTCGCCGTGCCCGCGATGACGTCCGGGGCAGCGTCCAGGGTGTCGATGATCTCGAGAAACGTATCGATGATCACCTTGCGCTCTTCCAGGCAGGATATGATCAGCCTGTTGTCGCAATATATCGGGGAGATGATACCGGAACTGTAATGGTAGGGTGCTTCAACGTTGATGGTGACGGCTTTGATGTCGAGCAGAAGCTCTGCGATGGTTTTTCTGTTCATCAGTTCGCTTTAGCCTGGGCTACTTTCTCCTGGATCTTCATCAACGCCTGGATCACGTTTTCGGGCCTGGGCGGACAGCCGGGGATATACACGTCCACCGGGATGTACTGGTCCACGCCCTGCACCAGGGTGTAGGTATTGAATACGCCGCCGGAGGAGGCACAGGCCCCCATGGAGATAACCCATTTGGGCTCCGGCATCTGGTCGTAGATTTTCTTCAGCACGGGCATCATCTTGATGGACACCCGCCCCGAAACGATCAGCAGGTCGGACTGCCGCGGTGAAAACCGGATGGCTTCGGCCCCGAATCGGGCCAGGTCGAAGCGGGACGCCAGGGTCGCCATGAGCTCGATGGCACAGCACGCGGTGCCGAAGGGCATCGGCCAGAGCGAGTTCTTCCGGGCCCAGCCCACCATCTCGTCGACCTTGGTGGTCATGACGTTTTCCTGCAGCTGGTCTTCTAATCCCATTCCAGGGCACCCCGTTTCCATTCGTACAGGAATCCGATGACGAGCAGGAGGAAGAACACCCCCATGGCTGCGGCGCCGTATAACTGAAGATCGCCATAAACGACGGCCCATGGGTAGAGGTAAATGATCTCCACGTCGAAAAGGATGAAAAGAATGGCGATCAGGTAGAACTTGATGGAAAAGTTCTTCCGCGCGGAATCTTTCAGCGGAACGCCGCATTCGTAAGAGGCGAGCTTGGAGGCGCTGGTCTTTTTTCTGCCGATGAAAGAGGAAAGGGTAACGATTACGGCCGCGACGATCAGTACGAGGATTACGAGCAGGATCAGGGGAAGGTATGACATTTAACCGAATAACAGGATGTACAGACAGATCGGTCGACGAAACGCGGCTTCCTGGCACATCTATCCTTGAACTCGCCGATCAAGATAAACCGCCGGGGGGCGTTGTCAAGGACTAATCGTTTTTATTTATTGATATAAAAAGGCGGGCTCGTTATATGTCTATTCCGGTACGATTTCATGCGCATTCCAAGGACTAAAATCGACTTCTCAAACCAGCGGGAGCGTTGCAGTATGCCGGAAGCACAGATCGCGGTCATCGGCGGTACGGGGTTCTACGGGATGGAGGGGCTTACGGATCTCGAGGAGGTCCGGCCCGACACCCCTTTCGGCGAGCCCAGCGACGCCATCGTGACCGGCACCCTCGAGGGCCGGCGCGTAGCGTTCCTGGCGCGCCATGGCCGGGGCCATCGCCTGAGTCCGTCCGAGATCAACGTGCGGGCGAACATCTTCGCGCTGAAGACACTGGGGGTCCGGTGGATTCTCTCGGTAAGCGCCGTGGGCAGCCTCCAGGAGGACATCCGGCCGCGGGACTTCGTCATACCGGACCAGTTATACGACCATACCCGGCACCGCGCGACGAGCTTCTTCGGCGGCGGGCTCGTGGTGCACGTGGGCCTCGGCGAACCGTTCTGCGGACCGCTGCGACGGTTGCTTGTCGACGGCGCCGAATCGACCGGCCTGACCGTGCACGACGGCGGCACCTATCTCTGCATGGAAGGGCCGCAGTTCTCGACCAAAGCGGAGTCGAACGTCTACCGGGGCTGGGGATTTTCGGTCATCGGGATGACGGCGGCCCCGGAGGCCAAGCTCGCCCGGGAGGCAGAGATCTGCTACGCCGCCATCGCGTGCTCGACCGACTACGACTGCTGGCACGAGGAACACGATTCCGTCACCGTCGACATGATTATCGAGAACCTGCACGCGAACGTGGAACAGGCGCGCC
This genomic window contains:
- the nuoD gene encoding NADH dehydrogenase (quinone) subunit D, producing MPSEHMILNFGPQHPATHGTLHMVLELDGEMVAGATPHLGYLHTGFEKLGEYRSYNQFVTLTDRMNYLSPLCNNIGYTHAVEKLMDIEITPRCREIRVALAELSRLADHLLCVGTAALDIGAFTAFLYGFRAREVLYDLFEAVCGTRLTTSYTRVGGLLRDVPENFAEMARESVEETLRATSEIDRLLTHNRIWRDRTEGVGVLSAEDAVAWGATGPVLRASGVDWDIRKNEPYLGYEAYDFDIPIGRNGDVYDRYLVRMEEIRQSAKIVRQSVEDLPSGPVNADEEHAVLPEKSEVYESMESLIYHFKMTMEGHGPTPPVGEVYAATEAPNGELGFFIVSDGSREPYRIRVRPPSFVNFSMFPMLIRGHMLSDVVAILGSLNVIAGELDR
- a CDS encoding molybdopterin-dependent oxidoreductase, translated to MPPDERIMATITIDEKQYTVEEGRNLIDAAADLGIDIPHFCYHPGLAPDGNCRMCLTEMEIRPGQFGIVTSCTIRIKDGMNFRFNSPAVLDNRKGIMEFLLINHPLDCPWCDQAGECKLQDHSFDHGRGHSRFVETKRVPPKKDLGTHITLYTTRCILCQRCTRFCDEITGTSELGVVQMGSKSEIATFEDVPLDNKMSANVADICPVGALVTKDFLYKPRIWHYDKVDTVCPGCATGCNTTLEVMHQKIYRTKPRHNEAVNGYWMCDEGRFCYHGWQDADRLTAPLKRVDGELVQATWPDAMDAAVRGIRAVLDGEGDSAMGMVGSSMATNEENYLLHKLGAEAFGSPRTGLDRKPDGEAWTSKSGFHIDADKAPNTRGARDMLGAGSLDDILRGIGDGSIRGLYILGGDIGRTLSPEETDAFRKLEFLVVHDVHRSDLAELADVVFPGAIPFEKNGTMTNGQGRVQRLSPAFPPPGGAREDGAILRYVGQRMGVDLGGTDPAGVLEEIAGNVDGYVGLTYDLIGDQGAMTGGEGPSEAAGG
- the nuoH gene encoding NADH-quinone oxidoreductase subunit NuoH, whose protein sequence is MDPMILEGAIALVKIGILLGVVFTTVAYLTFMERRISALIQDRLGPNRVGPMGLLQPLADGIKFMWKEEFIPASADRKLFAIAPALILVPALLIFAVIPVGGEVTIPAFTLFGLQIQETTTTLQIIDLNVGILYILGMTSIAVYGIALGGWSANNKFTLLGGIRSSAQMISYELSLGLSIVGILMLTGSLQMSKIVAAQDGFLDWFIFRQPLAFVIFVIAAFAENNRLPFDLVECEQELVGGYHTEYSSMRFSMFMISEYASMVAASALMATLFFGGWHMPFEEQVGPGLVTLYQVAGFLLKTGFFLFVYIWVRWSLPRFRYDQLMAIGWKVLLPLALLNVVVTGIWMLV
- a CDS encoding NAD(P)H-dependent oxidoreductase subunit E, with protein sequence MATPLEFTDAARERAAKILDRYPAEYRKSAVVPLLHLAQEEWGYVSPEAMACVAGLIGCSPVKVAEIATFYPMFNKEPVGEHVLAVCHTLPCALTGCGSVFDHLSKKLGIGLGETTEDGRFTLRKSECLAACDRGPVLLVNRRLHTHVSTEKVDEILAELDKGTR
- the nuoF gene encoding NADH-quinone oxidoreductase subunit NuoF, translating into MAVPIEILTAPLPAETDPGDIGAYLAGGGYGAVRKALKSMSQAELIEEINASGIKGRGGAGFSTGMKWNLCADRFPRYLCANADESEPGSFKDRLLLESKPHQIIEGMIITSYALGINLGYIYIRGEFFQIIDQMEAALEDARKHGYLGADILGTGYDLELYVHPGAGAYICGEETGLIESLEGNRPYPRLKPPYFPAAIGLWGQPTIVNNVETMAQITTIVDMGAEAYKTIGSEEDTTGPRLFGLCGHVKKPGIYEYDSDITLRELIYDAAGGIRDGNRLKGVIPGGISAPILTPEEIDTPMGFGALGKLGSMGGTGGIIVMDETTSMLDALLNASSFAAHESCGQCTPCREGVPWMNDILRRIRNGQGRDEDLDLLLDICKQIHGHTVCVFGQAPGVWPVRTILVKYWPEFRACIERKELVVLPLEESYLRPDQYEHIPPVPGNFRLKTDEADAAG